One genomic region from Salinicola endophyticus encodes:
- a CDS encoding helix-turn-helix domain-containing protein, with amino-acid sequence MSDEPDLCPIARALACVGDSWTLLILRDAFQGATRFDQFQRGLGIASNMLTRRLERMVDNGLLEKRRYQTRPPRFEYRLTDKGRGLAPVLLTLYAWGEHHLPIDARGIELVHRDSGEPIVPVIYDRHRGMPLVPRDVAMVAGPDATPAMRQRAERARAQGEALFSSSMQDTATVETAVADPLAEAAVTPSAEITGQRPQ; translated from the coding sequence GTGAGCGACGAGCCCGACCTCTGCCCCATCGCCCGCGCGCTGGCCTGCGTGGGGGATAGCTGGACGCTGCTGATCCTGCGCGACGCCTTCCAGGGGGCGACGCGCTTCGATCAGTTCCAGCGTGGTCTCGGCATTGCTTCCAACATGCTCACTCGGCGTCTCGAGCGCATGGTCGACAATGGCCTGCTCGAAAAGCGCCGCTATCAGACCCGCCCGCCGCGCTTCGAGTATCGCCTGACCGACAAGGGACGCGGGCTGGCGCCGGTGCTGTTGACACTCTACGCCTGGGGCGAGCACCACCTGCCGATCGACGCCCGCGGTATCGAACTGGTGCATCGTGACAGCGGCGAGCCGATCGTGCCGGTCATCTACGACCGCCATCGGGGGATGCCGCTGGTACCGCGCGACGTGGCGATGGTCGCCGGCCCCGACGCCACGCCGGCGATGCGTCAGCGCGCCGAGCGTGCACGGGCCCAGGGGGAGGCCCTGTTCAGCTCTTCCATGCAGGATACCGCCACGGTGGAGACCGCTGTGGCAGATCCACTCGCTGAGGCCGCCGTTACCCCATCCGCCGAGATCACCGGCCAGCGGCCGCAATAA
- a CDS encoding cupin: MSFLRVYHEADGEQPLLTTQEPERLRLELEANAIHYRHHPLPAMPESAPSDALLARYTPIIAEVGQLSDCRRVELRGMSPRYLADTGGLERESLSRESRSDSDDWHLLLHGQAVFYLHLNGRVYVIGCERGDLLLIPAGVPHWFDIGPSPDFVALSWSDETAHHRLETTSDIALRFPRYEALYAEVA; this comes from the coding sequence ATGAGTTTCCTACGCGTCTATCACGAAGCCGACGGCGAACAGCCGCTGCTGACGACCCAAGAGCCCGAGCGTCTGCGCCTCGAACTCGAAGCCAATGCGATCCACTATCGTCATCATCCGTTGCCGGCGATGCCGGAAAGCGCACCGAGCGATGCGCTGCTGGCTCGCTACACGCCGATCATCGCTGAGGTAGGCCAGCTCAGCGACTGCCGCCGGGTCGAGCTGCGCGGCATGAGCCCACGCTATCTCGCTGACACCGGCGGGCTCGAGCGTGAGAGTCTCTCCCGCGAATCGCGTAGCGACAGCGATGACTGGCACCTGCTGCTGCATGGTCAGGCGGTGTTCTACCTCCACCTCAATGGCCGGGTCTATGTCATCGGCTGTGAGCGTGGCGATCTGCTGCTGATCCCGGCTGGCGTGCCGCACTGGTTCGACATCGGTCCCAGCCCCGACTTCGTGGCCTTGAGTTGGAGCGATGAGACGGCGCATCATCGGCTCGAGACCACCAGCGACATCGCGCTGCGTTTTCCGCGCTATGAAGCGCTTTACGCTGAAGTTGCCTAA
- the bamC gene encoding outer membrane protein assembly factor BamC — protein sequence MKPILKGMPLVLCATLTLSGCGLFQDGYYYNRDDEYRDAKMSKPLQLPSSSNPIRYQDSMPVPQADSDFMASSDTDAPRPQPLAAGPSEGQPFVEARQAGNERWLLVNAAPASVWPRLQGFAVDHGVRATDIDPAKGRIQTAQGEISLRQGLRSGTSEVRCNIGDTGQCLSGIKAYLEASGASDSGVSLAAQPLDQSERVKLINRDGTWQLNLALDANRAWSELYYQLQNGFDQQRLKLVDQNRSAGEFFVDYRPADQDGGWFDWFGGGGSDYRSYRLHLVSQAALTSVTVTDPSGKPVPPIEARDLLDAIAATLR from the coding sequence ATGAAGCCCATCCTCAAAGGGATGCCCCTGGTGCTGTGCGCGACGCTGACGCTGTCGGGCTGCGGTCTGTTCCAGGATGGTTATTATTACAATCGCGATGACGAGTATCGCGATGCCAAGATGAGCAAACCGCTGCAGCTGCCGTCGTCGAGCAACCCGATCCGTTATCAGGACTCGATGCCGGTGCCCCAGGCGGACAGCGACTTCATGGCCTCTTCGGATACCGACGCGCCGCGGCCGCAGCCGCTGGCGGCGGGGCCGAGCGAAGGGCAGCCGTTCGTCGAGGCGCGCCAGGCGGGCAACGAGCGCTGGCTGCTGGTCAACGCCGCGCCGGCCAGCGTGTGGCCGCGGCTGCAGGGCTTCGCCGTCGACCACGGCGTGCGTGCCACCGACATCGACCCCGCCAAGGGGCGTATTCAGACCGCCCAGGGTGAGATCAGCCTGCGCCAGGGGCTGCGCAGCGGTACCAGTGAGGTGCGCTGTAACATCGGCGATACCGGCCAGTGCCTGAGCGGGATCAAGGCCTATCTGGAAGCCAGTGGTGCCAGCGACAGCGGCGTCTCCCTGGCGGCTCAGCCGCTCGACCAGAGCGAGCGGGTCAAGCTGATCAATCGCGATGGCACCTGGCAGCTCAATCTCGCCCTGGATGCCAACCGCGCCTGGTCCGAGCTCTACTACCAGCTCCAGAACGGCTTCGACCAGCAGCGCCTCAAGCTGGTCGACCAGAACCGCAGTGCCGGCGAGTTCTTCGTCGACTACCGCCCCGCGGATCAGGACGGCGGCTGGTTCGACTGGTTCGGCGGCGGCGGCAGCGATTACCGCTCGTATCGCCTGCACCTGGTCTCCCAGGCGGCGCTCACCTCGGTGACTGTGACCGATCCCAGCGGCAAGCCGGTGCCGCCGATCGAAGCGCGCGACCTGCTCGACGCCATCGCCGCGACCCTGCGCTGA
- a CDS encoding SDR family oxidoreductase produces MQIDLSAKHAIVTGSTAGIGLAIAKGLAQAGDSVTVTGRTQERVDQAIATLTREVPGASIDGVAADLGSAEGCQTLIAARPECDILINNVGIFGPKDFFEIEDAEWQQFFDVNVMSAVRLSRHYAQGMKQRDWGRIQFLSSESALNIPAEMVHYGMTKSAVQSISRGLAKVLAGTRVTVNAVLPGPTKSEGVGKMIAKMAAEQGVSEAEAEANFVKDNRPSSIIQRVAEVEEVANLSVYLASEQASATTGAAMRVEGGIVDTMA; encoded by the coding sequence ATGCAGATCGATCTCAGTGCCAAGCACGCCATCGTCACCGGCTCCACCGCCGGCATCGGCTTGGCCATCGCCAAGGGGCTGGCCCAGGCCGGCGACAGTGTCACCGTGACCGGACGCACCCAGGAACGCGTCGACCAGGCGATCGCCACCCTCACCCGCGAGGTGCCCGGCGCCAGCATCGACGGCGTGGCCGCCGACCTGGGCAGCGCCGAAGGCTGCCAGACGCTGATCGCGGCGCGCCCCGAGTGCGACATCCTGATCAACAACGTCGGTATCTTCGGGCCCAAGGACTTTTTCGAGATCGAGGACGCCGAGTGGCAGCAGTTCTTCGACGTCAACGTGATGAGCGCGGTGCGCCTGTCGCGCCACTATGCCCAGGGCATGAAGCAGCGCGACTGGGGTCGCATCCAGTTCCTCTCCAGCGAGTCGGCGCTCAATATTCCCGCCGAGATGGTCCACTACGGCATGACCAAGAGCGCGGTGCAGTCGATCTCGCGTGGGTTGGCCAAGGTGCTGGCAGGCACCCGGGTCACCGTCAACGCGGTGCTGCCGGGGCCGACCAAGTCGGAGGGCGTGGGCAAGATGATCGCCAAGATGGCCGCCGAGCAGGGCGTGAGCGAGGCCGAGGCGGAAGCCAACTTCGTCAAGGACAACCGCCCCTCCTCGATCATCCAGCGGGTGGCCGAGGTCGAGGAGGTCGCCAACCTGAGCGTCTATCTGGCCTCCGAGCAGGCCAGCGCCACCACCGGCGCGGCGATGCGGGTCGAGGGCGGTATCGTCGATACCATGGCCTGA
- a CDS encoding arginine N-succinyltransferase: MRGIDPSARAGEAAREAGQLLVRPAQAADLGAIERLASSATPRLTNLPAHRDRLEERIARSCRALSHNVDFPGDESYTFVLEDREIGEIVGTASIRAQAGAQDVYYTYRQETLIHASQQLNLRHEVQTLSLSHEMSEVSLLCALSLDARYRGTSAASLLRRARLMFIAQYPERFADTLGVAFPGYLDDTGSSPFWASVGQHFFNHGYHEINQLAGVRSKSFIAEVMPQFPLYLPLLTPQARSAIGREHPAHEPALGEMLAEGFVRSRHVDIFDAGPVLRGERARLRTLNQCGWHPVRIRPAASLPDAEPAMVANQRLADFRCTVARYALTPTGQLLLSEAQAELLGVEEGRAVLVAPLALPDVEDALDEGDL; the protein is encoded by the coding sequence ATGCGTGGCATCGACCCCTCTGCCCGCGCCGGCGAGGCCGCGCGGGAGGCCGGCCAGCTGCTGGTCCGCCCGGCCCAGGCGGCCGATCTCGGCGCCATCGAACGCCTGGCCAGCAGCGCCACGCCGCGGCTGACCAACCTGCCGGCCCACCGTGACCGCCTCGAGGAGCGCATCGCGCGCTCCTGCCGTGCGCTCTCCCACAACGTCGATTTCCCCGGCGACGAGAGCTACACCTTCGTGCTCGAGGACCGCGAGATCGGCGAGATCGTGGGGACTGCGAGCATTCGCGCCCAGGCCGGGGCTCAGGACGTCTACTACACCTACCGTCAGGAGACCCTGATCCACGCCTCGCAGCAGCTCAACCTGCGCCACGAGGTGCAGACGCTGTCGCTCTCCCACGAGATGTCCGAGGTGTCGCTGCTGTGCGCGCTGTCGCTGGATGCGCGCTATCGCGGCACCAGCGCCGCCTCACTGCTGCGGCGTGCGCGGCTGATGTTCATCGCCCAGTATCCGGAACGCTTCGCCGACACCCTGGGAGTGGCCTTCCCCGGCTATCTGGATGACACGGGTAGCTCACCGTTCTGGGCCAGTGTCGGTCAGCACTTCTTCAACCACGGCTATCACGAGATCAACCAGCTCGCCGGGGTGCGCTCGAAGAGCTTCATCGCCGAGGTGATGCCGCAGTTCCCGCTCTATCTGCCGCTGCTGACGCCCCAGGCGCGTTCGGCGATCGGGCGCGAGCATCCGGCCCACGAGCCGGCGCTGGGCGAGATGCTGGCAGAGGGCTTCGTGCGCTCGCGCCATGTGGATATCTTCGATGCCGGGCCGGTCCTGCGCGGCGAGCGCGCACGTCTGCGCACGCTCAATCAATGCGGCTGGCACCCGGTACGCATTCGCCCGGCGGCTTCGCTTCCGGACGCCGAGCCGGCGATGGTGGCCAACCAGCGTCTGGCCGATTTTCGCTGCACCGTGGCCCGCTATGCGCTGACGCCGACCGGCCAGTTGCTGCTCTCCGAGGCCCAGGCTGAGCTGCTCGGCGTGGAGGAGGGGCGGGCGGTCCTGGTCGCGCCGCTGGCGCTGCCGGACGTCGAGGATGCATTGGACGAGGGAGACCTGTAA
- a CDS encoding aspartate aminotransferase family protein, whose protein sequence is MAASPTRDEFDRYMTPNYSPQQAIPVRGEGSRLWDQAGKEYVDFAGGIAVNALGHCHPKLVDALTTQANKLWHLSNVYTNEPALNLARELVSRTFADKVYFCSSGGEANEAAFKLARRWAFDNFGERKHKIISFKQGFHGRTLFTVSVGGQPKYSEGFGPVPGGIHHARFNDLDSVRELIDDDTCAVVVEPIQGEGGVTPATPEFLQGLRELCDRHQALLVVDEVQSGVGRSGKLYTYMHYGVTPDILTSAKALGGGFPIGAMLTTDRVAPSLAVGTHGSTYGGNALACAVGLAALTTIDTPEVLEGVERRHALFREHLEVINRKYGVFKEIRGMGLLIGAEMSDAYEGKARDILPLALEEGLMALVAGPNVLRMAPSLVIPEADIQEGMARLELAIERLVSASA, encoded by the coding sequence ATGGCCGCAAGCCCGACGAGAGACGAATTCGACCGCTACATGACGCCCAACTACTCGCCGCAGCAGGCGATTCCGGTGCGCGGCGAGGGCAGCCGCCTGTGGGATCAGGCGGGCAAGGAGTACGTCGACTTCGCCGGCGGCATTGCGGTCAACGCGCTGGGCCACTGCCACCCCAAGCTGGTCGATGCCCTGACCACCCAGGCCAACAAGCTGTGGCACCTCTCCAACGTCTATACCAACGAGCCGGCGCTGAACCTGGCGCGCGAGCTGGTGTCGCGCACCTTCGCCGACAAGGTCTACTTCTGCTCCTCCGGCGGCGAGGCCAATGAGGCAGCATTCAAGCTGGCGCGGCGCTGGGCGTTCGACAACTTCGGCGAGCGCAAGCACAAGATCATCTCGTTCAAGCAGGGCTTCCACGGGCGCACCCTGTTCACCGTCAGCGTCGGCGGTCAGCCCAAGTACTCCGAAGGCTTCGGTCCGGTGCCCGGCGGCATTCACCACGCCCGCTTCAACGATCTCGACAGCGTGCGCGAGCTGATCGACGACGACACCTGCGCGGTGGTGGTCGAACCGATCCAGGGTGAGGGCGGCGTGACGCCGGCCACGCCCGAGTTCCTGCAGGGGCTGCGCGAGCTGTGCGATCGTCATCAGGCGCTCTTGGTGGTCGACGAAGTGCAGTCGGGTGTCGGCCGCAGCGGCAAGCTCTACACCTACATGCACTACGGCGTGACCCCGGACATCCTGACCTCGGCCAAGGCCCTGGGCGGCGGCTTCCCGATCGGCGCCATGCTCACCACCGACCGCGTCGCACCGTCGCTGGCGGTGGGCACCCACGGCTCCACCTACGGCGGCAACGCGCTGGCCTGCGCGGTGGGTCTGGCGGCGCTGACCACCATCGACACCCCCGAGGTGCTCGAAGGCGTCGAGCGTCGGCATGCGCTGTTCCGCGAGCATCTCGAAGTGATCAACCGCAAGTACGGCGTGTTCAAGGAGATCCGCGGCATGGGGCTGCTGATCGGCGCGGAGATGAGCGACGCCTATGAGGGCAAGGCGCGGGATATTCTGCCGCTGGCGCTCGAAGAGGGGCTGATGGCGCTGGTCGCCGGGCCCAACGTGCTGCGCATGGCGCCGTCGCTGGTGATCCCCGAGGCGGACATCCAGGAGGGCATGGCGCGCCTGGAACTGGCCATCGAACGGCTCGTCTCAGCCAGTGCGTGA
- the tsaA gene encoding tRNA (N6-threonylcarbamoyladenosine(37)-N6)-methyltransferase TrmO — protein MTLLRPTLPLPRTVALPPASDTPALTTPDIRLDDPSAPLTLTPIGTLASDYPDKFGIPRQPGLAPSARAILYLEAAFDDPLAVEGIDAFSHLWLSFVFDRSPTSWSPRVRPPRLGGNQRVGVFASRSTHRPNRLGLSLVELVKVELSTRPTAAAEPIAGSPLAARRSRVKLHLRGHDLCDATPIVDIRPYLPWAESQPQARAGFAPAAPAPMTVGFSDGARRALAAHADGAGLSALIEEVLAQDPRPAYHARAGSDSGREYGVCLRDVNVRFRAVSDDIGDSLQVIAIEPRPNGAV, from the coding sequence ATGACGCTTCTTCGCCCCACCCTGCCCTTGCCGCGCACGGTGGCGCTACCACCGGCTTCGGACACGCCCGCCTTGACCACGCCAGACATCCGACTCGACGATCCCTCAGCGCCGCTCACGCTGACCCCGATCGGCACCCTCGCCAGCGACTACCCCGACAAGTTCGGCATCCCGCGCCAGCCTGGGCTGGCCCCCAGCGCGCGTGCCATTCTCTATCTGGAGGCGGCATTCGACGATCCACTGGCGGTGGAAGGGATCGATGCCTTCAGCCACCTGTGGCTGAGCTTCGTGTTCGACCGCAGCCCGACCAGCTGGTCGCCCCGGGTGCGCCCGCCACGCCTGGGCGGCAACCAGCGCGTGGGGGTCTTCGCCAGCCGCAGCACCCACCGCCCCAACCGCCTGGGGCTGTCGCTGGTAGAGCTGGTGAAGGTCGAACTCAGCACCCGCCCCACGGCGGCCGCCGAGCCCATCGCCGGCTCGCCGCTGGCCGCCCGACGCAGCCGGGTGAAACTGCATCTGCGCGGCCACGATCTGTGCGATGCCACCCCGATCGTCGATATCCGGCCCTATCTGCCGTGGGCGGAGTCACAGCCGCAGGCGCGGGCCGGCTTCGCCCCGGCTGCCCCCGCGCCCATGACGGTCGGCTTCAGTGACGGCGCCCGGCGCGCCCTCGCTGCACATGCCGACGGCGCCGGGCTGAGCGCACTGATCGAGGAGGTGCTGGCCCAGGACCCGCGCCCGGCCTACCACGCTCGGGCCGGCAGCGACTCGGGGCGCGAGTACGGGGTCTGCCTGCGCGACGTCAATGTACGCTTCCGGGCGGTGTCCGACGATATCGGCGACAGCCTGCAGGTGATCGCCATCGAACCGCGCCCCAACGGGGCAGTCTGA
- a CDS encoding GNAT family N-acetyltransferase, translating into MLERTRFREALPRDAADQAEVFHHAVMEGASSRYTLSQREAWSAALPRTAEAWMARQALYPTLVAECDGHCVGFCERDASDGRIETLYVWPAITRQGVGSRLLELSLEALLAAGHTRVLIDASLMLAPALEARGWARLAEETVERFGESLPRVRLAFTRPDTP; encoded by the coding sequence ATGCTGGAACGTACCCGCTTTCGAGAAGCGCTGCCGCGGGATGCGGCCGACCAGGCCGAGGTCTTCCACCATGCGGTCATGGAGGGGGCATCGAGCCGCTACACCCTGTCCCAGCGTGAGGCGTGGTCGGCGGCGCTGCCGCGCACCGCCGAAGCGTGGATGGCGCGCCAAGCGCTCTATCCCACCCTGGTCGCCGAGTGCGACGGCCACTGTGTCGGCTTCTGCGAGCGTGACGCCAGCGACGGGCGTATCGAGACCCTCTATGTGTGGCCCGCGATCACCCGCCAGGGCGTCGGCTCGCGCCTGCTCGAACTGTCGCTGGAGGCGTTGCTCGCCGCCGGCCACACCCGCGTGCTGATCGATGCCAGCCTGATGCTGGCGCCGGCGCTGGAGGCGCGGGGGTGGGCCCGACTGGCCGAGGAGACGGTCGAGCGCTTCGGCGAGTCGCTGCCACGGGTGCGGCTGGCCTTTACCCGGCCGGATACGCCCTGA
- the purC gene encoding phosphoribosylaminoimidazolesuccinocarboxamide synthase — translation MQKRDLLYAGKAKSVYLSDDPQRLVLHFRDDTSAFDGKKKEALERKGMVNNRFNAFIMSKLAEAGIPTHFDQLLSDTECVVKKLEMIPVECVVRNLAAGGLVRRLGVEEGIALEPPTFELFLKNDEKGDPMINESLAETFGWATPEQLATMKSLTFRVNEVLKQLFLDGGMLLVDYKLEFGVFEGEIVLGDEFSPDGCRLWDAETREKMDKDRFRQGLGGVIEAYEEVGRRLGMSFD, via the coding sequence ATGCAAAAACGCGATCTTCTCTACGCCGGCAAGGCCAAGTCGGTCTATCTGAGCGACGACCCCCAGCGGCTGGTGCTGCACTTCCGCGACGACACCAGCGCCTTCGACGGCAAGAAGAAGGAAGCGCTGGAACGCAAGGGCATGGTCAACAACCGCTTCAACGCCTTCATCATGAGCAAGCTGGCCGAGGCGGGCATTCCTACCCACTTCGATCAGCTGCTCTCCGATACCGAGTGCGTGGTCAAGAAGCTCGAGATGATCCCGGTGGAGTGCGTGGTGCGCAATCTGGCCGCGGGCGGCCTGGTGCGGCGTCTCGGGGTCGAGGAAGGTATCGCCCTGGAGCCGCCGACGTTCGAGCTGTTCCTCAAGAACGACGAGAAGGGCGACCCGATGATCAACGAGTCGCTGGCCGAGACCTTCGGCTGGGCGACGCCCGAACAGCTGGCGACCATGAAGTCGCTCACCTTCCGCGTCAACGAGGTGCTCAAGCAGCTGTTCCTCGATGGCGGCATGCTGCTGGTCGACTACAAGCTCGAGTTCGGCGTGTTCGAGGGCGAGATCGTGCTCGGTGACGAGTTCTCCCCCGACGGCTGCCGCCTGTGGGATGCCGAGACCCGCGAGAAGATGGACAAGGATCGCTTCCGTCAGGGGCTGGGCGGGGTGATCGAGGCTTACGAAGAGGTCGGCCGGCGCCTGGGCATGAGCTTCGACTGA
- a CDS encoding MBL fold metallo-hydrolase: MAQGSPLAPGAAPGLYFASLGSGSKGNATLVSDGETLILVDCGFGMREAERRMARLGVHPRQLSALLVTHEHSDHITGVGALARRYRLPVHLSAGSWLSGKLGEVPELDLLTPQARFAIGGLEIDPVTVPHDAREPIQFRIRAQARSLGLLTDLGHPTAHVVEVFRHCDALFLECNHDPRMLAEGPYPPHLKRRVAGRWGHLANAQAATLLQRLGLDRLERIVCSHLSAQNNHPERVLETLTPLLDGDESRLMISTQDHGTDWQRVA, encoded by the coding sequence ATGGCGCAGGGGTCGCCGCTGGCGCCGGGGGCCGCGCCCGGGCTCTACTTCGCCTCGCTGGGCAGTGGCAGCAAGGGCAACGCGACCCTGGTCAGCGACGGCGAGACGCTGATCCTGGTCGACTGCGGCTTCGGCATGCGCGAGGCCGAGCGGCGCATGGCGCGGCTCGGCGTGCATCCGCGCCAGCTCTCGGCGCTGCTGGTGACCCATGAGCACAGCGACCATATCACCGGCGTCGGCGCCCTGGCGCGGCGCTATCGTCTGCCAGTGCACCTGAGCGCCGGCAGCTGGCTCTCGGGCAAGCTCGGCGAGGTGCCCGAACTCGATCTGCTCACGCCCCAGGCGCGCTTCGCCATCGGCGGGCTGGAGATCGATCCGGTGACCGTGCCCCACGATGCCCGCGAACCGATCCAGTTCCGGATCCGCGCCCAGGCGCGCAGTCTGGGGCTGCTGACCGACCTCGGCCACCCCACGGCGCACGTGGTCGAGGTGTTTCGCCACTGCGACGCGCTCTTCCTCGAGTGCAACCACGACCCGCGGATGCTCGCCGAGGGGCCCTATCCGCCCCATCTCAAGCGTCGCGTCGCCGGCCGCTGGGGGCATCTGGCCAACGCCCAGGCGGCGACGCTGCTGCAGCGGCTCGGCCTGGATCGGCTGGAGCGGATTGTGTGCTCGCACCTCTCGGCGCAAAATAACCACCCCGAACGCGTCCTGGAAACCCTGACGCCGCTGCTCGACGGCGACGAGTCGCGGCTGATGATCTCGACCCAGGACCACGGCACCGACTGGCAGCGGGTGGCCTGA
- a CDS encoding peptidylprolyl isomerase: MLKSILAAGLVALPLLSTPALADADHPHVRLETSQGNIELELDAKAAPRTVANFLRYVDEGHYQGTVFHRVIPDFMIQGGGLDADLEPKPTHDPIPLEKSGLKNTRGTIAMARTANPDSATSQFFINLVDNDALNYRDLYNPGYTVFGHVVSGMNVVDKIAETPTGRRGPHADVPTQPITIVGAERVD, encoded by the coding sequence ATGTTGAAATCGATCCTGGCGGCCGGGCTCGTCGCCCTGCCGCTGCTCTCGACCCCGGCGCTGGCCGATGCCGATCATCCCCACGTGCGCCTGGAGACCAGCCAGGGCAACATCGAGCTCGAACTCGACGCCAAGGCGGCGCCGCGCACGGTGGCCAACTTCCTGCGCTATGTCGACGAGGGGCACTACCAGGGCACGGTGTTCCACCGGGTCATCCCCGACTTCATGATCCAGGGCGGCGGCCTGGATGCGGATCTCGAACCCAAACCGACCCATGATCCGATCCCGCTGGAGAAGAGCGGCCTGAAGAACACCCGTGGCACCATCGCCATGGCGCGCACCGCCAATCCGGACTCCGCCACCAGCCAGTTCTTCATCAATCTGGTCGACAACGACGCGCTGAACTATCGCGATCTCTACAACCCCGGCTACACCGTGTTCGGACACGTGGTCTCGGGCATGAACGTCGTCGACAAGATCGCCGAGACGCCCACCGGCCGCCGCGGGCCGCACGCCGACGTGCCGACCCAGCCGATCACCATCGTCGGCGCCGAGCGGGTCGACTGA
- the fabF gene encoding beta-ketoacyl-ACP synthase II, which produces MRRIVVTGMGILSPLGCQLETVWQRLLSGASGLRRLPAETVEGLAVGVGGPVPTIEEDSAGFDLDRAIDPKERRKMDRFIQMAVVAADDALRQANWYPQSEDEKTRTATLIGSGIGGFPAIADAVRTTDSRGPRRLSPFTIPSFLANLACGHISIRHGFKGPLAAPVTACAAGLQAIGDAARMIHAGEAEIAVCGGSEACIDRVSLGGFAAAKALSSHYNDTPEAASRPFDQGRDGFVMGEGAGVIVIETLEHAQARGATPIAELVGYGTTSDAYHLTAGPEDGEGAARAMQIALRQAGLAPSDIAHLNAHATSTPVGDRGELAAVKRVFGEHRPAISATKAATGHLLGAAGGVEAIFTLLALRDQIAPVTRNYLDPDPLAAEMDVVHGESRPMAMEHAICNAFGFGGVNASVIFKRFAG; this is translated from the coding sequence ATGCGACGTATCGTAGTGACAGGTATGGGCATTCTTTCGCCGCTGGGCTGCCAGCTGGAGACCGTCTGGCAGCGCCTGCTGTCCGGCGCTTCCGGGCTGCGCCGCCTGCCCGCGGAGACCGTCGAGGGTCTCGCCGTCGGCGTCGGCGGGCCGGTGCCGACCATCGAAGAGGACAGCGCCGGGTTCGATCTCGATCGTGCCATCGACCCCAAGGAGCGGCGCAAGATGGACCGCTTCATCCAGATGGCGGTGGTGGCCGCCGACGACGCGCTCAGACAGGCCAACTGGTACCCCCAGAGCGAGGACGAGAAGACCCGCACCGCGACTCTGATCGGCTCGGGAATCGGCGGCTTCCCGGCGATCGCCGATGCGGTGCGCACCACCGACAGCCGCGGTCCGCGGCGGCTGTCGCCGTTCACCATCCCGTCGTTTTTGGCCAACCTGGCGTGCGGCCACATCTCGATTCGCCATGGCTTCAAGGGCCCGCTGGCCGCGCCGGTGACCGCCTGCGCCGCCGGCCTGCAGGCGATCGGCGACGCCGCGCGCATGATCCACGCCGGCGAGGCGGAGATCGCCGTGTGCGGCGGCAGTGAAGCGTGTATCGACCGCGTCAGCCTGGGCGGCTTCGCCGCGGCCAAGGCGCTCTCCAGTCATTACAACGATACCCCCGAAGCGGCCTCGCGGCCGTTCGATCAAGGCCGTGACGGCTTCGTCATGGGCGAGGGTGCCGGGGTGATCGTGATCGAGACTCTGGAGCACGCCCAGGCCCGTGGCGCCACGCCGATCGCCGAGCTGGTCGGCTACGGCACCACCTCGGACGCCTACCACCTGACCGCCGGGCCGGAGGATGGCGAGGGCGCCGCCCGGGCGATGCAGATCGCGCTGCGTCAGGCCGGCCTGGCCCCCAGCGACATCGCCCACCTCAACGCGCACGCGACCTCGACGCCCGTGGGCGATCGCGGCGAGCTGGCGGCGGTCAAGCGCGTCTTCGGCGAGCATCGTCCGGCGATCAGCGCGACCAAGGCCGCCACCGGCCACCTGCTCGGCGCCGCCGGCGGCGTCGAGGCGATCTTCACCCTGCTGGCGCTGCGCGACCAGATCGCGCCGGTGACGCGCAACTATCTCGACCCCGACCCGCTGGCAGCGGAGATGGACGTGGTCCACGGCGAGTCGCGCCCGATGGCGATGGAGCACGCGATCTGCAACGCCTTCGGCTTCGGTGGCGTGAATGCGAGCGTGATCTTCAAGCGCTTCGCTGGCTGA